Proteins from a genomic interval of Hippocampus zosterae strain Florida chromosome 14, ASM2543408v3, whole genome shotgun sequence:
- the baz1a gene encoding bromodomain adjacent to zinc finger domain protein 1A isoform X2 codes for MPLLHRKVFVRQEPPVDLRPDEEVFLCRITNEIFRSYDEFFERTILCNSLVWSCSLTGRAGLTYLEAVESERRAKQSLRNFPSALVRPLLHLAALGLRGRLSELCEDIYAFAKERFFPGETVDVAGRDGERHTCEILQVHSPHSSTNGAPASNGQKSAEGNIIVISDSDDDEAAADAAFQSPGRKRKKPLSPSAFKYEVRIMTEEHSEPFVVRANQISRRKNVMSRERLKLLLKQHCEPANGIIRLKASSVVKYRLAEQNFSHFFPDEPPQFPCSVKLEGRSSPVQASLWLLKAAAAQENLKLLQQKEEMMAKARLKRDKEEAQGGRGKLKEDQRQRFQEEKQKRREETERRKQEKDLEREKLKEEKKRYAERLKLWNKPREDMECEDLKDLPVPTPVRTRLPAELFGEAMMVLEFLRAFGEDFGLKDEFPEGVSLEVLEEALVGSDPEGPLCEMLFFFITAIFQALDEEREDVARDGHEDPSEGRDDDCERADSAANAALSSAAAWSQLHLGCSLQEVDLDSCTLSEILRLHILASGADCHQGNLKFRHQRQGGFTATDDPCVELRSARPALMRKLARTAVYDLTPAEKLSILRALTGKLLTLASSRDLIEDCVEEQRAARQELRELRAEQHRREREEAARRVRLRKEERLREQEQRLKLKEQQVETNPSKTTKAKVLPANGESKAPAGAPAALTPEELEEEQEKVRQLLERIQKAAARTSLHPLGRDRLYRRYWLLPSAPALFVEEDGFGLTEDMLRPHPRDRRAASDEADEDREEPAEGSAGSSPAPLHDLGPPVDRPNRWFFYSSVEELEQLTEALNPRGLRESGLKEALLQDRERLLEALRACRRSKYTGADDVRCPDESSRSVPKCTAAAETLMEGRLRDLLLDMEDRIHQGTLGTLKAMDRHEWRAALEAGHYRLLSPEGSQATGTQDSAHLKDGDERADGLSASTTAAVTGLAQALGHVERGIERRFLKAPLGADECKKEQKGKKGKKKDEDQASDDGSDGSRAVKSVLERWRESLSSSSSLSQVFVHLAILDRSVLWSRSVLNARCRVCRRKGDADNMLLCAACHRGRHTHCLRPRLKGVPEGQWFCPDCLPKKRSGRLPSRRRSSLREDKDEEEEDEAEEGSRDEEESAEEEPAEVVGSSKKGTAAPPKGRSSQAAAKSAVTSNGKSASKSSGKKAPPLPSKAAASGGKNGAAAAGTSSGRKRPSAADAAAPTQSCKPVLPSASGAGASSSGSRRSSGRNQGVHELSACELLIVELVRHDDSWPFMKLVTRTQVPDYYDIISKPIALSTIREKVNNCQYLNSGDFISDVELMFSNCLRYNARHTNEAKAGLRLQQFFRAQLGKLGLSENAAGTLPAKRARH; via the exons ATGCCGCTCCTTCACAGGAAAGTCTTCGTCCGCCAGGAGCCTCCGGTCGATCTGCGCCCCGATGAGGAAGTCTTCCTTTGCCGCATCACGAATGAAATATTTCGCAGTTACGA TGAATTTTTCGAGAGGACCATCCTTTGCAACAGCCTGGTATGGAGCTGCTCCCTGACGGGCCGAGCGGGCCTCACCTATCTGGAGGCGGTCGAGAGCGAACGGCGGGCCAAGCAGAGCCTGCGCAACTTTCCGTCCGCCCTGGTGCGGCCGCTGCTGCACCTGGCGGCGCTCGGCCTCCGCGGCCGCCTGAGCGAGCTCTGCGAGGACATCTACGCCTTCGCCAAAGAGCGCTTCTTCCCCGGCGAGACGGTGGACGTCGCCGGACGCGATGGGGAAAG GCACACGTGCGAGATCCTTCAGGTGCACTCGCCGCATTCCAGCACAAACGGAGCACCGGCTTCCAATGGACAAAAGTCAGCTGAGGGCAACATCATCGTCATCAGCGACAGCgatgatgatgaagcagccgcCGACGCCGCCTTTCAGAGTCCCGGCAG aAAGAGGAAGAAGCCTCTGAGTCCGTCGGCGTTCAAGTACGAGGTGAGGATCATGACGGAGGAGCACAGCGAGCCGTTCGTCGTCCGAGCCAATCAGATCAG TCGCAGGAAAAACGTGATGTCCCGCGAGCGCCTGAAGCTGCTGCTCAAGCAGCACTGCGAGCCCGCCAACGGGATCATTCGGCTCAAG GCATCCAGCGTGGTGAAGTACCGGCTGGCCGAGCAGAACTTCTCCCACTTCTTCCCGGATGAACCGCCCCAGTTCCCCTGCAGTGTCAAGCTGGAGGGGCGCAGCTCGCCGGTGCAG GCGAGCTTGTGGTTGctgaaggcggcggcggcgcaggaGAATCTGAAGTTGCTGCAGCAGAAGGAGGAAATGATGGCCAAGGCGAGGCTGAAGAGGGACAAGGAGGAGGCGCAAGGGGGCAGGGGCAAATTGAAGGAGGACCAGAGGCAGCGCTTCcaggaggagaagcagaagaGGAGAGAGGAGACGGAGCGCAGGAAGCAGGAGAAGGATCTG GAGCGCGAAAAGCtgaaggaggagaaaaagagaTACGCAGAGAGGCTGAAACTGTGGAACAAACCCAGAGAAGACATGGAGTGCGAAGACCTGAAG GATTTGCCCGTTCCCACGCCCGTCAGGACTCGCCTGCCGGCCGAGCTCTTCGGAGAAGCCATGATGGTTCTGGAGTTCCTGCGGGCCTTCGGCGAGGACTTTGGACTGAAGGACGAATTCCCGGAAGGAGTGTCTCTCG AGGTCCTGGAGGAGGCCCTGGTGGGCTCCGATCCGGAAGGACCCCTCTGCGAGATGCTCTTCTTTTTCATCACGGCCATCTTTCAGGCTCTGGATGAGGAACGAGAGGACGTGGCCAGAGATGGGCACGAAG ATCCGTCCGAAGGCCGGGACGACGATTGCGAGCGGGCCGACTCGGCCGCCAACGCCGCCCTGAGCTCGGCCGCCGCCTGGTCTCAGCTGCATCTGGGCTGCAGCCTCCAGGAAGTGGACCTGGACAGCTGCACGCTGTCGGAGATCCTGCGCCTGCACATCCTGGCCTCCGGCGCCGACTGTCACCAGGGCAACCTCAAATTCCGCCACCAGAGGCAGGGCGGCTTCACGGCCACGGACGACCCCTGCGTGGAGCTCCGCTCGGCCCGCCCGGCGCTGATGAGGAAGCTGGCGCGCACGGCGGTCTACGACCTGACGCCAG CCGAGAAGCTGAGCATCCTGCGGGCGCTGACGGGCAAGCTGCTGACGCTGGCGTCGAGCAGAGATCTGATCGAGGACTGCGTGGAGGAGCAACGCGCCGCCAGGCAGGAGCTGAGGGAGCTGCGGGCCGAGCAGCACCGCCGGGAGCGAGAGGAGGCGGCGCGCAG GGTGCGCCTTCGCAAAGAGGAGCGCCTGCGCGAGCAAGAGCAGCGCCTCAAGCTGAAAGAGCAGCAAGTCGAGACCAATCCCTCAAAGACCACCAAAG CCAAAGTCTTGCCTGCGAACGGCGAGTCCAAAGCcccggcgggcgcccccgccgcGTTGACGCCGGAGGAACTGGAGGAAGAACAAGAGAAG GTACGCCAGCTGCTGGAGCGCATTCAAAAGGCGGCGGCGCGCACCAGCCTGCATCCGCTGGGCCGGGACCGGCTGTACCGCCGCTACTGGCTCCTCCCCTCGGCGCCGGCGCTCTTCGTGGAGGAGGACGGCTTCGGCCTGACCGAGGACATGTTGCGGCCTCATCCTCGAGACCGCCGGGCCGCTTCCGACGAAGCGGACGAGGACCGGGAGGAGCCCGCTGAGGGAAG CGCCGGGTCGAGCCCGGCCCCGCTTCATGACCTCGGCCCGCCGGTGGACCGTCCCAACCGGTGGTTCTTCTACAGCTCggtggaggagctggagcagcTGACGGAGGCGCTGAACCCGCGAGGCCTTCGCGAGAGCGGCCTGAAGGAGGCGCTGCTGCAGGATCGCGAGCGTCTGCTGGAGGCTCTGCGGGCCTGCAGGCGCAGCAAGTACACCGGCGCAG ATGATGTCAGATGTCCAGATGAGTCGTCCCGATCCGTTCCCAAATGCACCGCGGCGGCCGAGACCCTCATGGAGGGCAGACTGAGAGACCTGCTGCTGGACATGGAGGACCGCATCCACCAGGGCACTCTCGGAACGCTCAAG gcgATGGACAGACATGAGTGGCGGGCGGCGTTGGAGGCGGGCCACTACCGGCTGCTGAGTCCCGAGGGAAGCCAAGCGACGGGGACTCAGGACTCGGCTCACCTGAAGGACGGAGACGAGCGTGCCGACGG GCTGTCGGCGAGCACGACGGCGGCAGTGACGGGTCTGGCTCAGGCGCTGGGCCACGTCGAGCGCGGCATCGAGAGACGCTTCCTCAAAGCTCCGCTGG GTGCTGACGAGTGCAAGAAAGAGCAAAAGGGCAAAAAAGGCAAGAAGAAGGACGAGGACCAGGCCAGCGACG ACGGCAGTGACGGCAGTCGTGCGGTGAAGTCCGTGTTGGAGCGCTGGAGAGAGTCTCTCTCGTCGTCGTCCAGCCTGTCTCAG GTCTTTGTCCACTTAGCCATCCTGGACCGAAGCGTCCTGTGGTCTCGCTCGGTCCTGAACGCCCGCTGCCGCGTGTGCCGGCGCAAAGGCGACGCCGACAACATGCTGCTGTGCGCCGCCTGCCACCGCGGCCGCCACACGCACTGCCTGCGGCCGCGCCTCAAG GGCGTCCCCGAGGGCCAATGGTTCTGTCCCGACTGCCTGCCCAAAAAGAGATCCGGCCGCCTTCCTTCTCGCCGGCGGTCTTCTCTGCGGGAGGACAaagacgaggaagaggaagacgagGCTGAGGAAGGCTCGCGGGATGAAGAGGAGTCTGCAGAGGAAGAGCCCGCCGAGGTCGTTGGGAG TAGCAAGAAGGGTACGGCGGCCCCCCCGAAAGGCAGGAGCAGTCAGGCCGCCGCCAAGAGCGCCGTGACGTCAAACGGGAAAAGCGCATCCAA GTCATCGGGCAAGAAGGCCCCGCCTCTTCCGTCCAAGGCCGCCGCGTCGGGCGGCAAgaacggcgccgccgccgcgggaACGTCGTCGGGTCGCAAGAGACCGTCCGCTGCAG ACGCGGCGGCGCCCACCCAAAGCTGCAAGCCGGTCCTCCCGTCTGCGTCTGGCGCCGGCGCCTCATCCTCGGGTAGCCGGCGCTCGTCGGGCAGGAACCAAGGCGTCCACGAGCTGTCGGCGTGCGAGCTCCTGATCGTGGAGCTGGTCCGCCACGACGACAGCTGGCCCTTCATGAAGCTGGTGACCCGCACGCAG GTGCCCGACTACTACGACATCATCAGCAAGCCCATCGCGCTCAGCACCATCAGGGAAAAAGTCAACAACTGCCAGTACCTCAACTCGG GCGACTTCATCTCGGACGTGGAATTGATGTTCTCCAACTGCCTCCGCTACAACGCCCGCCACACCAACGAGGCCAAGGCCGGCCTGCGCCTGCAGCAGTTCTTCCGCGCCCAGCTCGGCAAATTGGGCCTGTCGGAAAACGCCGCCGGCACTCTGCCCGCCAAGCGAGCTCGCCACTGA
- the baz1a gene encoding bromodomain adjacent to zinc finger domain protein 1A isoform X1 yields MPLLHRKVFVRQEPPVDLRPDEEVFLCRITNEIFRSYDEFFERTILCNSLVWSCSLTGRAGLTYLEAVESERRAKQSLRNFPSALVRPLLHLAALGLRGRLSELCEDIYAFAKERFFPGETVDVAGRDGERHTCEILQVHSPHSSTNGAPASNGQKSAEGNIIVISDSDDDEAAADAAFQSPGRKRKKPLSPSAFKYEVRIMTEEHSEPFVVRANQISRRKNVMSRERLKLLLKQHCEPANGIIRLKASSVVKYRLAEQNFSHFFPDEPPQFPCSVKLEGRSSPVQASLWLLKAAAAQENLKLLQQKEEMMAKARLKRDKEEAQGGRGKLKEDQRQRFQEEKQKRREETERRKQEKDLEREKLKEEKKRYAERLKLWNKPREDMECEDLKDLPVPTPVRTRLPAELFGEAMMVLEFLRAFGEDFGLKDEFPEGVSLEVLEEALVGSDPEGPLCEMLFFFITAIFQALDEEREDVARDGHEDPSEGRDDDCERADSAANAALSSAAAWSQLHLGCSLQEVDLDSCTLSEILRLHILASGADCHQGNLKFRHQRQGGFTATDDPCVELRSARPALMRKLARTAVYDLTPAEKLSILRALTGKLLTLASSRDLIEDCVEEQRAARQELRELRAEQHRREREEAARRVRLRKEERLREQEQRLKLKEQQVETNPSKTTKAKVLPANGESKAPAGAPAALTPEELEEEQEKVRQLLERIQKAAARTSLHPLGRDRLYRRYWLLPSAPALFVEEDGFGLTEDMLRPHPRDRRAASDEADEDREEPAEGSAGSSPAPLHDLGPPVDRPNRWFFYSSVEELEQLTEALNPRGLRESGLKEALLQDRERLLEALRACRRSKYTGADDVRCPDESSRSVPKCTAAAETLMEGRLRDLLLDMEDRIHQGTLGTLKAMDRHEWRAALEAGHYRLLSPEGSQATGTQDSAHLKDGDERADGLSASTTAAVTGLAQALGHVERGIERRFLKAPLGADECKKEQKGKKGKKKDEDQASDDGSDGSRAVKSVLERWRESLSSSSSLSQVFVHLAILDRSVLWSRSVLNARCRVCRRKGDADNMLLCAACHRGRHTHCLRPRLKGVPEGQWFCPDCLPKKRSGRLPSRRRSSLREDKDEEEEDEAEEGSRDEEESAEEEPAEVVGSSKKGTAAPPKGRSSQAAAKSAVTSNGKSASKSSGKKAPPLPSKAAASGGKNGAAAAGTSSGRKRPSAAVDAAAPTQSCKPVLPSASGAGASSSGSRRSSGRNQGVHELSACELLIVELVRHDDSWPFMKLVTRTQVPDYYDIISKPIALSTIREKVNNCQYLNSGDFISDVELMFSNCLRYNARHTNEAKAGLRLQQFFRAQLGKLGLSENAAGTLPAKRARH; encoded by the exons ATGCCGCTCCTTCACAGGAAAGTCTTCGTCCGCCAGGAGCCTCCGGTCGATCTGCGCCCCGATGAGGAAGTCTTCCTTTGCCGCATCACGAATGAAATATTTCGCAGTTACGA TGAATTTTTCGAGAGGACCATCCTTTGCAACAGCCTGGTATGGAGCTGCTCCCTGACGGGCCGAGCGGGCCTCACCTATCTGGAGGCGGTCGAGAGCGAACGGCGGGCCAAGCAGAGCCTGCGCAACTTTCCGTCCGCCCTGGTGCGGCCGCTGCTGCACCTGGCGGCGCTCGGCCTCCGCGGCCGCCTGAGCGAGCTCTGCGAGGACATCTACGCCTTCGCCAAAGAGCGCTTCTTCCCCGGCGAGACGGTGGACGTCGCCGGACGCGATGGGGAAAG GCACACGTGCGAGATCCTTCAGGTGCACTCGCCGCATTCCAGCACAAACGGAGCACCGGCTTCCAATGGACAAAAGTCAGCTGAGGGCAACATCATCGTCATCAGCGACAGCgatgatgatgaagcagccgcCGACGCCGCCTTTCAGAGTCCCGGCAG aAAGAGGAAGAAGCCTCTGAGTCCGTCGGCGTTCAAGTACGAGGTGAGGATCATGACGGAGGAGCACAGCGAGCCGTTCGTCGTCCGAGCCAATCAGATCAG TCGCAGGAAAAACGTGATGTCCCGCGAGCGCCTGAAGCTGCTGCTCAAGCAGCACTGCGAGCCCGCCAACGGGATCATTCGGCTCAAG GCATCCAGCGTGGTGAAGTACCGGCTGGCCGAGCAGAACTTCTCCCACTTCTTCCCGGATGAACCGCCCCAGTTCCCCTGCAGTGTCAAGCTGGAGGGGCGCAGCTCGCCGGTGCAG GCGAGCTTGTGGTTGctgaaggcggcggcggcgcaggaGAATCTGAAGTTGCTGCAGCAGAAGGAGGAAATGATGGCCAAGGCGAGGCTGAAGAGGGACAAGGAGGAGGCGCAAGGGGGCAGGGGCAAATTGAAGGAGGACCAGAGGCAGCGCTTCcaggaggagaagcagaagaGGAGAGAGGAGACGGAGCGCAGGAAGCAGGAGAAGGATCTG GAGCGCGAAAAGCtgaaggaggagaaaaagagaTACGCAGAGAGGCTGAAACTGTGGAACAAACCCAGAGAAGACATGGAGTGCGAAGACCTGAAG GATTTGCCCGTTCCCACGCCCGTCAGGACTCGCCTGCCGGCCGAGCTCTTCGGAGAAGCCATGATGGTTCTGGAGTTCCTGCGGGCCTTCGGCGAGGACTTTGGACTGAAGGACGAATTCCCGGAAGGAGTGTCTCTCG AGGTCCTGGAGGAGGCCCTGGTGGGCTCCGATCCGGAAGGACCCCTCTGCGAGATGCTCTTCTTTTTCATCACGGCCATCTTTCAGGCTCTGGATGAGGAACGAGAGGACGTGGCCAGAGATGGGCACGAAG ATCCGTCCGAAGGCCGGGACGACGATTGCGAGCGGGCCGACTCGGCCGCCAACGCCGCCCTGAGCTCGGCCGCCGCCTGGTCTCAGCTGCATCTGGGCTGCAGCCTCCAGGAAGTGGACCTGGACAGCTGCACGCTGTCGGAGATCCTGCGCCTGCACATCCTGGCCTCCGGCGCCGACTGTCACCAGGGCAACCTCAAATTCCGCCACCAGAGGCAGGGCGGCTTCACGGCCACGGACGACCCCTGCGTGGAGCTCCGCTCGGCCCGCCCGGCGCTGATGAGGAAGCTGGCGCGCACGGCGGTCTACGACCTGACGCCAG CCGAGAAGCTGAGCATCCTGCGGGCGCTGACGGGCAAGCTGCTGACGCTGGCGTCGAGCAGAGATCTGATCGAGGACTGCGTGGAGGAGCAACGCGCCGCCAGGCAGGAGCTGAGGGAGCTGCGGGCCGAGCAGCACCGCCGGGAGCGAGAGGAGGCGGCGCGCAG GGTGCGCCTTCGCAAAGAGGAGCGCCTGCGCGAGCAAGAGCAGCGCCTCAAGCTGAAAGAGCAGCAAGTCGAGACCAATCCCTCAAAGACCACCAAAG CCAAAGTCTTGCCTGCGAACGGCGAGTCCAAAGCcccggcgggcgcccccgccgcGTTGACGCCGGAGGAACTGGAGGAAGAACAAGAGAAG GTACGCCAGCTGCTGGAGCGCATTCAAAAGGCGGCGGCGCGCACCAGCCTGCATCCGCTGGGCCGGGACCGGCTGTACCGCCGCTACTGGCTCCTCCCCTCGGCGCCGGCGCTCTTCGTGGAGGAGGACGGCTTCGGCCTGACCGAGGACATGTTGCGGCCTCATCCTCGAGACCGCCGGGCCGCTTCCGACGAAGCGGACGAGGACCGGGAGGAGCCCGCTGAGGGAAG CGCCGGGTCGAGCCCGGCCCCGCTTCATGACCTCGGCCCGCCGGTGGACCGTCCCAACCGGTGGTTCTTCTACAGCTCggtggaggagctggagcagcTGACGGAGGCGCTGAACCCGCGAGGCCTTCGCGAGAGCGGCCTGAAGGAGGCGCTGCTGCAGGATCGCGAGCGTCTGCTGGAGGCTCTGCGGGCCTGCAGGCGCAGCAAGTACACCGGCGCAG ATGATGTCAGATGTCCAGATGAGTCGTCCCGATCCGTTCCCAAATGCACCGCGGCGGCCGAGACCCTCATGGAGGGCAGACTGAGAGACCTGCTGCTGGACATGGAGGACCGCATCCACCAGGGCACTCTCGGAACGCTCAAG gcgATGGACAGACATGAGTGGCGGGCGGCGTTGGAGGCGGGCCACTACCGGCTGCTGAGTCCCGAGGGAAGCCAAGCGACGGGGACTCAGGACTCGGCTCACCTGAAGGACGGAGACGAGCGTGCCGACGG GCTGTCGGCGAGCACGACGGCGGCAGTGACGGGTCTGGCTCAGGCGCTGGGCCACGTCGAGCGCGGCATCGAGAGACGCTTCCTCAAAGCTCCGCTGG GTGCTGACGAGTGCAAGAAAGAGCAAAAGGGCAAAAAAGGCAAGAAGAAGGACGAGGACCAGGCCAGCGACG ACGGCAGTGACGGCAGTCGTGCGGTGAAGTCCGTGTTGGAGCGCTGGAGAGAGTCTCTCTCGTCGTCGTCCAGCCTGTCTCAG GTCTTTGTCCACTTAGCCATCCTGGACCGAAGCGTCCTGTGGTCTCGCTCGGTCCTGAACGCCCGCTGCCGCGTGTGCCGGCGCAAAGGCGACGCCGACAACATGCTGCTGTGCGCCGCCTGCCACCGCGGCCGCCACACGCACTGCCTGCGGCCGCGCCTCAAG GGCGTCCCCGAGGGCCAATGGTTCTGTCCCGACTGCCTGCCCAAAAAGAGATCCGGCCGCCTTCCTTCTCGCCGGCGGTCTTCTCTGCGGGAGGACAaagacgaggaagaggaagacgagGCTGAGGAAGGCTCGCGGGATGAAGAGGAGTCTGCAGAGGAAGAGCCCGCCGAGGTCGTTGGGAG TAGCAAGAAGGGTACGGCGGCCCCCCCGAAAGGCAGGAGCAGTCAGGCCGCCGCCAAGAGCGCCGTGACGTCAAACGGGAAAAGCGCATCCAA GTCATCGGGCAAGAAGGCCCCGCCTCTTCCGTCCAAGGCCGCCGCGTCGGGCGGCAAgaacggcgccgccgccgcgggaACGTCGTCGGGTCGCAAGAGACCGTCCGCTGCAG TAGACGCGGCGGCGCCCACCCAAAGCTGCAAGCCGGTCCTCCCGTCTGCGTCTGGCGCCGGCGCCTCATCCTCGGGTAGCCGGCGCTCGTCGGGCAGGAACCAAGGCGTCCACGAGCTGTCGGCGTGCGAGCTCCTGATCGTGGAGCTGGTCCGCCACGACGACAGCTGGCCCTTCATGAAGCTGGTGACCCGCACGCAG GTGCCCGACTACTACGACATCATCAGCAAGCCCATCGCGCTCAGCACCATCAGGGAAAAAGTCAACAACTGCCAGTACCTCAACTCGG GCGACTTCATCTCGGACGTGGAATTGATGTTCTCCAACTGCCTCCGCTACAACGCCCGCCACACCAACGAGGCCAAGGCCGGCCTGCGCCTGCAGCAGTTCTTCCGCGCCCAGCTCGGCAAATTGGGCCTGTCGGAAAACGCCGCCGGCACTCTGCCCGCCAAGCGAGCTCGCCACTGA